The Argonema galeatum A003/A1 genome segment TTACACTCACCTACTTATATCATGTCCAGTAACATCTGTTATCTAAAAAATTCGTATGATTATTCTTATCTGTGTTCATCTGTCTTTATCTGTGGTAAAAATTTAACCAACGATGACAACAGACAATTTAACGATATCAGTCTTATGCTAACGATGCAACCAGACACGATATTATTACTAATTTAATCGTAAAGTCCCGAAAATATCTTTATGCTCCAAACTTGTCACCCGGACAACTGAGTTCTGTAATATTGGTTTATCCGGCGTCCATTCAAAAATACCATCGCTTGCTGTTTTAGGCGCGATCGCTTTAACCAGTTTTGACCCTTCGTACAATTCAATATTTTCACCTGGGAGTTGGGCTTTGGACAATCTTGCTCCATCAATCAAGTCGAGGGAACGATATGCAGTCTGTGGCGGAGTTTTTTGGACATTGGTAATTATTATATTGATGATAATGATTAAAAAAAAGGCAAAGCATATCAGGGAATATTTTTTTTTTATGTTATTACATCGTGTTCGGTTGCATTGTATAAGAGTGATATTGTCAAATTCTCTGTTGTCATCGTTGGTTAAATTTTTACCGCAGATGAAGACAGATACACGCAGATAAACGCAGATAAGAGTAATCACAGGAATTTTTTAGGTAACCGATGCGTAAGGACATGATATTACTTGGCAATTAAAAGTCCGGTTATCCTGGGCCCCCGGATTCATCCGTGGGGTCATACTCAGCACTCAGGGTCTTTAGGGCAATTGTTAAGTATTCCTTAAGTATAATGTAGGCTCTGAAGAAATATGATATTAAGTTCATCATCAAAGATTGAGGAAGCGCCGTTCGCCCAGGGTTGGCCTCAAACATATTGGGATAAGCGATCGGCAAAATTTCCTAGCGTTGTACCCCTTTTGGATTAAAATGGCAACCGGGGTGCATCGCAGTTATTAATTTTAGAGTTTTCGGCAAGTAAAGCTCTTGCCATCAGCTTTTCTACCAATCTGGTATTAACATAAATAGAATCAGGTGTATCCTTTCCCGGTATGAGCTATTGTCTCAATCCCAATTGCAAACAGCCCCAGAACCCAGCTAGGGCAAAAGAGTGTTCGAGTTGCTCCTCAAATCTGCTGCTGAAAGACCAATACCGAGCCATCAGGCTAATCGGTGAAGGAACCTTCGGCAGAACCTTCTTAGCTGAAGATGCAGAACAAACGAACGTTGCTTGCGCGATCAAGCAATTTTTGCCCCTGCCGCAAATTCAAGGGAACTCAGGGGCAATGGCGAAAGCTATCCAAATGTTTGAACAAGAAGCAAAGCAGCTTGTAGAACTAGGAGAGCAATATCCGCAAATTGCGACGCTAGGGACCTACTTTGAGCAAGATAAGCGCTTATATTTGGTGCGGCAATACATTGAAGGCCAGAATTTGTCGCAAGAGTTGCAGGAACAGGGAGCTTTTAACGAGCATCAAGTTCGAGAATTGCTGTACGATTTGTTGCCAGTGCTGCAATTGGTTCACAACCGTCAGATAATTCACCGGGAAATCAAGCCGACAAATATTATTCGCAGAAATAGCGATCGCAAATTCGTCCTCATCGATTTTGGCCTCTCCAAACAGCTCGCAGACACCAAACTGATCAAAACAAGTACTAGATTTAGCACCCAAGCGCATATACCCATCGAACAGCTGCGTAGCGGCAAGGTTTACCCAACCAGCGACCTTTACAGTTTGGGTATTATTTGTATGCAGATCCTGACTGGGGCACAGTTGGAAGACCTTTACGACCCAATCAAAGGTAAGTGGATATGGCGAGACTATGTGCGGGATACAGGTAGGGATATCACCGACCAGATGAGTCAAATTTTAGACAAGATGCTGAAAGATGCGATCGAAGAACGCTATCAATCCGCATCTGAAATCCTCAAAGATTTTTATGACTCCGCATCTAGAACCGCTATCCGAACCCCCGGACAAGCAAGATTAACCCCCGAACAACAACAAAAAACCCAGGGTTGGCGATGCGTCCACACTCTCACCAGACATTCAGACACAGTTACCTGCGTTGCCTTTAGTCGGGATGGCACAATTTTGGCAAGTGGCAGCGCCGACAATAGCATCAACATCTGGCAGTGTGAAACTGGCAAGCAAATTAACAGGTTCATCGGACATTCAGACACAGTTACCTGCCTAGTCTTCAGTCCAGATGGAAAGACTTTAGTCAGTGGTAGTGCCGACAAAACTATCAAGATTTGGCAGTGGGACACTGGCAAGCTAATTGATACCCTCACAGGGCATTCCGTCACAGTTTTTTCCGTTGCCTTTAGTGCGGATGGTCAAATACTTGCCAGCGGTAGCGGTGACGGCACAATTAAGCTGTGGCATTCCGTTACCGGAAAAGTGCTGAATGTTCTCACCGGACATTCAGACTTTGTTGAATCAGTCGCTTTTAGCCGAGACGGTACAACCTTAGCCAGCGGCAGTTGGGACAACACCATCAAAATTTGGAGTCTCCCCACTGGCAAAGTGCTGCATACTCTTATGGGACATTCCGGTTCGGTTTGGTCAATTGCCCTCAGTCCCGATGCTCAAACTCTCGCCAGTAACAGCGGGGACAACAGCATCAAAGTTTGGCATATAGCTAGCGGTCAGCTACTTCGCACCCTGACGATGAATTCAGGTTCAGCTTGGTCAATTGCTTTTAGTCCCGACGGCCAAACTATAGCCAGCGACAGTAGCGACAATACTGTCAAAATTTGGCATACTGCCAGCGGTAAGCTGCTTCGCACTCTGGGCGGACATTCAGACCAAGTTCGTTCAGTTGCCTTTAGCCCCCAAGGTAGGACTATTGCCAGTGGCAGCGATGATAAGACGATTAAGATTTGGCGGTATGAGTGAACTTGGGAAATTTAAAATTGAAGAATTGCAGATTTGAAATTTAGGATTAAATTGACAATTCTTTAATCTGAAATTGTTAAAAATGACAACTCGGCAACATACACAAATGGTAAGACAACTTAGCTTATTTCCAGAGTCGTGCGTTGACGAAGTTTTTGAGACAAATGTGAAGCGCCATCGATATGAACTCCAAGAAATCGATATCGGCGACATCACGTTTGCTTCCGGGCAGAACGAAAGCATCCATAGATGGTATAGATTGACGCCTAGTTTTTCGCCATCCCTTGTGCGTTACTTTTTCAACTATTTTGAGGTAGGAGATAACTCGCTTGTGCTAGATCCTTTTAGCGGACGAGGTACAACAGTTATTGAATGTCAAAAACGCGGTATCCCAGCAATAGGGTTAGAGATTAACCCACTACTTCAGCGCGTTGGAGAATATTCGCTCATCTGGCGACAGGATAGCTTGGGGCTAATGAATGATTTTACCGAAACATTAAAGGGAGAACTATCAGCTTTTGCAGGAAAAAATGTTGAGGAGACAGCCTCCGCTTTTGACACCACAATACCTAACATTCACAATGTTTTCCGATGGTGGAAACCAGATGTTTTAAGAAACCTGATTGTGGCTCGTCAAATTGCCTTAAGATCTGAATTTTACTCAGTTAGAGAGTACCTCTGGCTTGCGGTCAATAATGCAAGTTTAGACTGTGCGAATATCCATCGAAATCATCCAACAATCACATTCGATGATCAGCATAATCGCTCAATCAATGTGTTCGATACTATTTATTTGCGGGTATCGGAGATTGCAGCTGATATTTGTTCTCTTTCTGTAGCTCAGTTGAATAACAACAGCCTGGGACGAATTGAGTTGTGGAACTCATGCTGTAGCTTAGCTAATAACCATCCATGTTATCAAAACGTCACCACTGTAATTACATCTCCACCTTACCCAAATCGCTACAGTTATGTGCATCAGACACGCCCACAGCTTCACTTTATGGAAGTTATACGAGAACGTAATGAGGCAACGGAGATCGATTTAAACACAATTGGTGGCACCTGGGGCAAAGCGACTTCCAACCTTATGAAGTCCCTCATTGTACCTAATGATGATATCTTGGAACTTTTAGACTACTTCCCCTTACTCCGGGAGCGGAATATTTTGATGTGTAACTATGCGACAAAATATTTTCTAGATTTACACGAACACATACAAAGGTTGCGACAATTTGTATATAAAGACTTTTCAGGTGCTTACATCGTTGGTAATTCACGTCTTTCAGGAGTTGAGATATTCACAGAAGTTATTCTGGCTCGTTTGTTTGAAATGAATGGATTCAAAGTAGAAAAGATTATTGTTTTCCGAAAGCGAGGCGGGCGTAAACGTCTTTATGAAACAGCAGTAATTGTTAAAGTTTAGCAAGCGACTGATGAACTAAATTTGTCAGAGTTGTCTGATTTACTAGAAGGAATGCTTTGAGGTCGAATTGCGTCA includes the following:
- a CDS encoding serine/threonine-protein kinase, coding for MSYCLNPNCKQPQNPARAKECSSCSSNLLLKDQYRAIRLIGEGTFGRTFLAEDAEQTNVACAIKQFLPLPQIQGNSGAMAKAIQMFEQEAKQLVELGEQYPQIATLGTYFEQDKRLYLVRQYIEGQNLSQELQEQGAFNEHQVRELLYDLLPVLQLVHNRQIIHREIKPTNIIRRNSDRKFVLIDFGLSKQLADTKLIKTSTRFSTQAHIPIEQLRSGKVYPTSDLYSLGIICMQILTGAQLEDLYDPIKGKWIWRDYVRDTGRDITDQMSQILDKMLKDAIEERYQSASEILKDFYDSASRTAIRTPGQARLTPEQQQKTQGWRCVHTLTRHSDTVTCVAFSRDGTILASGSADNSINIWQCETGKQINRFIGHSDTVTCLVFSPDGKTLVSGSADKTIKIWQWDTGKLIDTLTGHSVTVFSVAFSADGQILASGSGDGTIKLWHSVTGKVLNVLTGHSDFVESVAFSRDGTTLASGSWDNTIKIWSLPTGKVLHTLMGHSGSVWSIALSPDAQTLASNSGDNSIKVWHIASGQLLRTLTMNSGSAWSIAFSPDGQTIASDSSDNTVKIWHTASGKLLRTLGGHSDQVRSVAFSPQGRTIASGSDDKTIKIWRYE
- a CDS encoding site-specific DNA-methyltransferase, encoding MVRQLSLFPESCVDEVFETNVKRHRYELQEIDIGDITFASGQNESIHRWYRLTPSFSPSLVRYFFNYFEVGDNSLVLDPFSGRGTTVIECQKRGIPAIGLEINPLLQRVGEYSLIWRQDSLGLMNDFTETLKGELSAFAGKNVEETASAFDTTIPNIHNVFRWWKPDVLRNLIVARQIALRSEFYSVREYLWLAVNNASLDCANIHRNHPTITFDDQHNRSINVFDTIYLRVSEIAADICSLSVAQLNNNSLGRIELWNSCCSLANNHPCYQNVTTVITSPPYPNRYSYVHQTRPQLHFMEVIRERNEATEIDLNTIGGTWGKATSNLMKSLIVPNDDILELLDYFPLLRERNILMCNYATKYFLDLHEHIQRLRQFVYKDFSGAYIVGNSRLSGVEIFTEVILARLFEMNGFKVEKIIVFRKRGGRKRLYETAVIVKV